From Schaalia sp. ZJ405, one genomic window encodes:
- a CDS encoding HIT family protein, with protein sequence MTTVFHKIITGEFPGRFVWADDICVAFATIEPTSPGHVLVVPREPFAQWTHGPSTTATHLFDVARIIGQAQEQAFGVARAGLAIAGFEVPHTHLHVIPLRDEKDILLSRARAASDEELDQAMTALRAALISMGHESHVPASMGSPALS encoded by the coding sequence ATGACGACTGTTTTCCACAAGATCATCACCGGTGAGTTTCCGGGCCGCTTTGTCTGGGCAGACGACATCTGCGTTGCGTTCGCAACAATCGAACCGACATCACCCGGTCACGTCCTCGTTGTTCCCCGTGAGCCTTTTGCTCAGTGGACCCACGGCCCCTCAACAACGGCAACCCACCTTTTTGACGTTGCTCGAATCATCGGCCAAGCTCAGGAGCAGGCCTTCGGCGTGGCTCGGGCGGGACTGGCAATCGCCGGTTTCGAGGTTCCGCATACGCACCTCCACGTCATCCCACTGCGGGATGAAAAAGACATTCTTCTCTCTCGCGCCCGCGCTGCATCTGACGAGGAGCTCGATCAGGCAATGACTGCGCTACGTGCCGCACTCATCAGCATGGGCCACGAGTCTCACGTCCCTGCGTCAATGGGCTCGCCTGCACTGTCCTAG
- a CDS encoding leucine--tRNA ligase — translation MTQTPGTQPAQRYTAELAGQIEIEWQDRWEERGTFYADNPEGDLAGPLATSTPFFLLDMFPYPSGKGLHVGHPLGYIATDTLARFRRMKGDNVLYTMGYDAFGLPAEQFAVQTGQHPRITTEQNIANMRRQLRRLGLSHDSRRTLATTDTDYVRWTQWIFLQIFNSWFDPHATAPDGSAGAARPISELREKLTSGEVGVPDGRVWADLDEVERAKVVDSFRLAYVSEAPVNWCPGLGTVLANEEVTAEGRSERGNYPVFKRNLRQWMMRITAYGKRLADDLDTIDWPEKVRTMQRNWIGRSEGATVRFEVPAAKDARAVEDSLEVYTTRPDTLFGATFMVVAPEHPILGGTQGGESSDGAALTVPDEWPEGTRHAWTGGASHPREAVATYRAQAAAKSETERADEERTKTGVFTGLFGINPVNGRNVPVFVADYVLWGYGTGAIMAVPAHDDRDWTFAKKYELEIIRTIGPADDPEGYDLDQSAYTGDGVAVDSANDEISLNGLAKDEAKAAMTQWLADKGLGHRTVTYRLRDWLFSRQRYWGEPFPIVWDEDGCAHAVPEEMLPINLPEITDYSPRTFDPDDADSSPEAPLGRAEEWVNVELDLGDGLKTYRRETNTMPQWAGSCWYEMRYTDPNNSDALASQANLEYWMGPTPSKVSGGTDMYIGGVEHAVLHLLYSRFWQKVLFDLGKVPDSEPYHTLFNQGYVQAYAFKDARGQYVPADEVEGDEHTGFTWNGESVTREYGKMGKSLKNIVTPDEMYDAYGADVFRVYEMSMGPLDVSRPWETRAVVGSQRFLQRLWRNTVDEETGEPTVTDDEADLETQRLVARTIVEVTEEYENLRINTAISKLIVLNNHLTSLESVPRAAVEPLILMLSPVAPHICEELWMRLGHPQSLAREPFPTVSDQSLLVEETVTAIVQVNGKVRARLEVPPSINEDDLRELALAQGPIDKALGGHDPLKVIVRAPSLVNVVVPKA, via the coding sequence ATGACTCAGACCCCCGGAACGCAGCCGGCACAGCGCTACACCGCCGAACTTGCGGGGCAGATCGAAATCGAGTGGCAGGACCGCTGGGAAGAACGCGGCACCTTCTACGCTGACAACCCCGAAGGTGATCTTGCGGGTCCGCTTGCGACATCCACCCCGTTTTTCCTCCTTGACATGTTCCCCTACCCCTCGGGTAAGGGGCTGCACGTCGGCCATCCGCTCGGATACATTGCGACCGATACTCTCGCGCGATTCCGCCGCATGAAAGGCGACAATGTCCTCTACACAATGGGGTACGACGCTTTCGGCCTGCCCGCCGAGCAATTCGCCGTGCAGACAGGTCAGCATCCGCGCATCACGACCGAGCAAAACATTGCGAATATGCGTCGCCAGCTGCGTCGCCTCGGCCTGTCCCACGATTCGCGTCGGACGCTGGCAACAACAGACACCGACTACGTGCGGTGGACGCAATGGATTTTTCTTCAGATCTTCAACTCGTGGTTCGATCCGCACGCCACAGCGCCGGATGGTTCGGCAGGGGCGGCTCGTCCCATCAGTGAACTGCGGGAAAAGCTTACTTCTGGCGAGGTCGGCGTTCCCGATGGTCGCGTGTGGGCAGACCTTGACGAGGTCGAGCGGGCAAAGGTTGTGGATTCCTTCCGATTGGCCTACGTCTCTGAGGCTCCGGTCAACTGGTGCCCTGGACTGGGCACCGTCCTCGCCAATGAAGAAGTCACCGCCGAAGGGCGCTCAGAACGCGGAAACTACCCCGTATTTAAGCGGAATCTTCGTCAGTGGATGATGCGGATCACCGCTTACGGCAAGCGTCTGGCTGACGATCTTGACACGATCGACTGGCCCGAAAAGGTCCGCACAATGCAGCGCAACTGGATCGGACGTTCCGAGGGAGCCACCGTTCGCTTCGAGGTGCCCGCGGCCAAGGATGCTCGGGCCGTAGAAGATTCTCTTGAGGTGTACACAACGCGCCCTGACACGCTATTTGGTGCAACCTTCATGGTTGTCGCCCCGGAGCACCCGATCCTTGGGGGAACCCAGGGTGGGGAGTCTTCTGACGGCGCGGCCCTGACGGTTCCGGATGAATGGCCCGAGGGAACTCGTCACGCATGGACCGGGGGAGCCTCTCACCCCCGCGAAGCCGTGGCCACCTATCGTGCCCAGGCCGCTGCAAAATCCGAAACGGAACGTGCCGATGAGGAGCGGACGAAGACGGGTGTCTTTACGGGTCTCTTCGGAATTAACCCGGTGAATGGCCGCAACGTTCCCGTGTTCGTTGCTGACTACGTCCTGTGGGGATACGGGACCGGCGCGATCATGGCTGTTCCCGCCCACGATGACCGTGACTGGACGTTTGCCAAGAAGTACGAGCTGGAGATCATCCGCACGATCGGCCCCGCCGACGACCCCGAAGGATACGATCTTGATCAGTCCGCCTACACCGGTGACGGCGTTGCTGTTGACTCCGCAAATGATGAAATCTCACTTAACGGCCTCGCGAAGGACGAAGCCAAAGCGGCGATGACGCAGTGGCTCGCAGACAAGGGATTGGGACATCGCACGGTGACCTATCGTCTGCGCGACTGGCTCTTCTCGCGCCAGCGCTACTGGGGTGAACCTTTCCCCATTGTCTGGGACGAGGACGGGTGCGCTCACGCAGTCCCTGAAGAGATGCTGCCAATCAACCTCCCGGAGATCACGGACTATTCTCCGCGGACCTTTGATCCGGATGATGCGGATTCCTCCCCGGAGGCACCGCTGGGTCGGGCCGAAGAGTGGGTGAATGTTGAACTCGACCTGGGGGATGGACTCAAAACCTACCGTCGTGAAACTAACACGATGCCCCAGTGGGCGGGCTCCTGCTGGTACGAAATGCGCTACACGGATCCGAATAACTCCGATGCGCTGGCGTCACAAGCAAACCTTGAATATTGGATGGGGCCCACACCGAGCAAGGTGTCGGGGGGAACCGACATGTACATCGGTGGTGTCGAGCACGCTGTCCTCCACCTCCTGTATTCACGTTTCTGGCAGAAAGTCCTCTTTGATCTGGGGAAAGTCCCTGATTCGGAGCCGTATCATACGCTGTTCAACCAGGGATATGTTCAGGCGTATGCCTTCAAGGATGCGCGCGGGCAATACGTTCCCGCTGACGAGGTCGAGGGCGACGAGCACACCGGATTCACGTGGAACGGTGAGTCGGTGACCCGCGAATACGGGAAAATGGGCAAGTCCCTGAAGAACATCGTGACCCCTGATGAGATGTATGACGCGTACGGTGCTGACGTGTTCCGTGTCTACGAGATGAGCATGGGGCCGCTTGATGTCTCACGTCCGTGGGAAACACGCGCAGTTGTTGGATCACAGCGATTCCTTCAACGCCTGTGGCGCAACACCGTTGACGAGGAAACCGGCGAGCCCACGGTGACCGATGATGAAGCGGATCTTGAAACTCAGCGCCTCGTGGCGCGAACAATTGTTGAGGTGACGGAGGAGTACGAGAATCTCCGTATCAACACGGCGATCTCGAAGCTCATTGTGCTGAATAATCACCTGACGTCGCTTGAGTCGGTGCCACGTGCGGCTGTGGAGCCGTTGATCCTCATGCTGTCGCCGGTTGCTCCGCATATCTGTGAGGAACTGTGGATGCGTCTAGGACACCCGCAGTCGCTTGCGCGTGAGCCTTTCCCCACGGTTTCCGATCAGTCGCTCCTCGTTGAGGAAACCGTCACCGCGATTGTCCAGGTGAACGGCAAGGTGCGTGCTCGTCTTGAGGTGCCGCCGTCAATTAACGAGGACGACCTGCGCGAGCTTGCGCTCGCACAGGGACCGATCGACAAGGCCTTGGGTGGTCATGATCCACTGAAGGTCATTGTTCGTGCACCGTCCCTCGTGAATGTTGTCGTACCGAAGGCCTGA
- a CDS encoding peroxiredoxin, with amino-acid sequence MTLLTQGQQAPDFTAESTQGTVSLSQLLDQSDRGVVVYFYPKASTPGCTKEACDFRDSLNSFAGAGYSVVGVSADSMESLEKFASKQSLNFPLVSDPEHAILQPWGAWGEKKNYGRTYMGIIRSTVVVAKDGTVIHAQYNVKATGHVARLRRDLGVDA; translated from the coding sequence ATGACTCTTTTGACTCAGGGGCAGCAGGCCCCGGATTTTACGGCGGAATCAACCCAGGGAACGGTGTCACTCTCGCAGCTGCTTGACCAGAGCGATCGCGGTGTCGTTGTTTATTTCTATCCGAAGGCTTCGACCCCGGGGTGCACAAAGGAAGCGTGTGACTTTCGTGATTCCTTGAATTCTTTCGCGGGTGCAGGGTATTCAGTGGTCGGTGTCAGCGCCGACTCGATGGAAAGTCTGGAAAAGTTTGCCTCGAAGCAGTCCCTGAACTTTCCTCTCGTGTCTGACCCGGAGCACGCGATTCTTCAGCCGTGGGGAGCCTGGGGTGAGAAGAAGAACTACGGGCGCACGTACATGGGGATTATTCGGTCAACCGTTGTTGTGGCCAAGGATGGGACCGTGATTCACGCACAGTACAACGTCAAGGCAACGGGTCATGTGGCCAGGTTGCGGCGTGACCTGGGTGTGGATGCGTGA
- a CDS encoding Na+/H+ antiporter NhaC family protein: protein MSQTYPILTILPPLLAIVLVIWTKKVIPSLLSGIVLAALLLADAGIAGTFINVWNAFSHLFWADGAVEWYYVQIIIFLMTLGIITSFVLMSGGTSAFTEWAMTKIRSRRGAQVLAAALGTVIFIDDYFNALAVGQVARPVSDRYRVSRAKLAYLIDSSSAPVAVLAPFSSWGASIIGILAPIIALVGLNTTEVEAFIGAAVMNYYAIGAVVLLWLTVIFEVNFGPMLTEERRAVDKGQLHDPDETIPGQLTDSLPRHEPGAMRALIVPFVFLVVGVIGGIFATGWSASGSSNPIDMLASTDVAASLNYGGLLGLASSIYYYLRYTHADSRFSRRTFAKGAWEGARSMFPAIAILLCAWMLGSLISDLGTGAYLGSLVQAAHVSANWIVPLLFIVAGAIAFATGTSWGSFGLLLPIAGDIMHAVPNGAALLVPAFGAVLAGAVWGDHCSPISDTTILSSTGAGCHHITHVNTQLPYALSGAGASLLGYVLFSATGSGILGLAAVIGVLVAVALIFRQKTPQPVAS from the coding sequence ATGTCACAGACCTATCCGATCCTCACGATCCTCCCGCCTCTCCTTGCGATCGTTCTGGTCATTTGGACGAAGAAGGTCATTCCTTCGTTGCTTTCTGGAATTGTGTTGGCCGCCCTGCTGTTGGCCGACGCGGGCATCGCAGGAACGTTCATCAACGTATGGAATGCGTTCTCCCACCTTTTCTGGGCTGACGGTGCCGTGGAGTGGTATTACGTCCAGATCATCATCTTCCTCATGACCCTCGGCATCATCACGTCGTTCGTCCTCATGTCCGGAGGAACATCGGCATTCACCGAGTGGGCAATGACAAAGATCCGCTCACGTCGAGGAGCCCAGGTTCTGGCTGCTGCACTGGGAACGGTGATCTTCATTGATGACTATTTCAACGCCCTGGCCGTCGGCCAGGTTGCCCGCCCCGTGTCCGATCGTTACAGGGTCTCTCGTGCGAAACTCGCCTATCTCATCGATTCGTCGTCAGCGCCGGTGGCAGTTCTCGCTCCCTTCTCATCCTGGGGTGCATCAATCATCGGAATCCTCGCCCCAATCATCGCTCTCGTTGGACTGAACACAACGGAAGTTGAGGCGTTTATCGGAGCCGCGGTCATGAACTACTACGCGATTGGCGCCGTCGTTCTCCTCTGGCTCACCGTGATTTTCGAGGTCAACTTCGGTCCGATGCTTACAGAGGAACGCCGCGCTGTTGACAAAGGGCAGCTTCACGACCCGGATGAAACGATTCCCGGTCAGCTCACCGATTCCCTTCCGCGCCACGAACCCGGCGCGATGCGGGCGCTCATTGTTCCTTTCGTCTTCCTTGTTGTCGGAGTCATCGGCGGGATCTTCGCTACCGGCTGGAGTGCCTCCGGCTCCTCAAACCCCATCGACATGCTCGCCTCCACGGACGTCGCCGCATCCCTTAACTATGGCGGGCTCCTTGGCCTGGCATCGTCGATCTATTACTACCTGCGCTACACCCATGCCGACAGCCGCTTTTCCCGCCGTACCTTCGCCAAGGGCGCCTGGGAGGGGGCACGTTCCATGTTCCCTGCGATCGCGATTCTTCTGTGTGCGTGGATGCTCGGTTCGCTCATTTCAGACCTCGGCACGGGCGCGTACCTGGGATCGCTGGTCCAAGCCGCACATGTGTCTGCCAATTGGATCGTTCCGTTGCTCTTCATTGTTGCGGGGGCAATTGCCTTCGCGACGGGGACGTCGTGGGGGTCCTTTGGCTTGTTGCTTCCCATTGCCGGTGACATTATGCACGCTGTGCCTAACGGCGCTGCTCTGCTTGTTCCCGCGTTTGGTGCGGTCCTGGCTGGAGCCGTGTGGGGCGACCACTGCTCCCCTATTTCAGATACAACGATCCTGTCGTCCACAGGAGCGGGGTGTCATCACATCACTCACGTCAATACGCAGCTTCCCTACGCTCTCTCGGGTGCGGGCGCCTCGTTACTTGGCTACGTGCTGTTCTCTGCGACCGGGTCAGGCATCCTCGGGTTGGCAGCCGTCATCGGTGTGCTTGTCGCTGTGGCTTTGATTTTCCGCCAGAAGACGCCTCAGCCGGTCGCCTCCTAG
- a CDS encoding Cna B-type domain-containing protein, producing the protein MSTRRRLFPGLLAVAICLAGLPALAVAPDSEASPSTPPSAAPESLAVAESSADSGTRDPATDEPTGSEPDRAEASDPSSSPGALTTMTPAPPPAPAVRSRADGDPGGRDDDTSRVTMTVGTLTDSGILKGKSEYRTNEPVADVVNINISGKDYSLKNPYLQIRFPKTSKLADITVVDSQAGTTERTDDEQYHYVTYRFPSLSGGVDFTYSYSFSIDGRSAKPGDTFTVDATLYSADGKEVVSDSKTYTALGVGYAAYSQSNLTSSKIENGHLNTARVLVTDPNATAIPDDAPVTSKLYLSISPDNGNTTNEGLVVPTNVKMVVTLPATARIQLPGPGVTVKDLPDGRQEATFVKSHPEFKKPPIHGGQPVTPYYTQDKYVTMGEFSRFSETAKSPAPYISLLFTGSPFDTNLPVDIDYYVNAHEDGSGGTPVDSRREIYRFQGLYFYPTGNLVVEKSGVVSQGHGLSPDSDGWVSAYTGSNYYWYDGHLYVGVKDFTDPGLGYYARFGNENNGSGPTGRDRYQGGKTSSITEVVTENTNSRTRFSSFHLTPEVSTELTVNADNRDIIEANKKIVEEGINKGNTKLYGVRADGTRQLIKENVQLGDNIPVGEQTEGEFTKLVLTFDNPVIFDNTLVEFRTFSALTSAENDRLTASPAFDPYTIRESVTVNGVRQSATVDINPLRPTVDQNQPKDVAKIYQMRNDFTLTVGPDLRQLQTQGPFTVIRNMRTVTLLPVGVGYDGSSRDFSPNLNIRTVANYHGTGQTAVIVDYGNIRADETSFVDLKLHATAATASGPNAIPTYLVWDSNDKVKPAYSPYTDALDLDEDGDTTEVFQVKTATLTFTPPQELSLVKQATVSGITSGEVTGDLGSDLSYQLLVYNGTQTPVKALTLVDVLPYEGDHTIVPSAAGTYPQRGSTFATGLTGSLEDANTPEVNEKFAFSYQLAPQGADLPSVRDGEWVPADHVTDFSHVKSVRVILKDGQQIPANTNLAIIIPSRTPTDTSLKDSTEQDPQTSEWLNPDKSVNTAAFSTDGQDFTEATSVTVMIQKYRITGIYFADIDRNSVFTNGTDRPIGGRQLQIVDANGNPAKDPSGQALPPVVTNADGYYSAPVYARGTYRVVASKESTEDFVTTPGTSYTGNNNIDGETIVGNTAKTTSVKLTPLSPTRELNVAVRLIPGTVTIAKTSKAEDGAAAAPLAGAVFRITDADDQQIRGTDGKIIEDVTTNAQGKATLNNVPLGSYRVVEVKAPQGYVLSTVKHDVTLTRDNTDVTIAVENSRDHASVKVSKVWEDAGNQDGIRPDSVTVRLLANGEETGKTLTLTAKDTWTGTFTGLDTNTAGKEIQYTIAEEAVAGYDSAITGSAGDGYTVTNTHKVAKRDIVVSKVWDDADNQDAIRPDSVTIKLLANGEDTGKTLTLNAKDKWTGVFTGLDTNKAGKEIQYTITEDPVKGYTPSYSGSMKAGLTVTNTHKAAKRDIVVSKVWEDADNKDGVRPETVTMRLYANNKPTTTSITLTKDTNWKGAFTNVDVNTAGKEIHYTVVEDPVKGYDTAVTGSAGDGYTVTNTLIHGNITLTKVSDTGTPLAGAVFELRRNDGHVADTQTTSRDGTLVFTRVAYGKYTVVETHAPKGYRNTTHRLSAQITTHGETVDLGTVVNKKIPTLAHTGTNTLITGTLGASLLILGTLLTQRHRRRRRMDAELF; encoded by the coding sequence ATGAGTACGAGACGCAGACTTTTTCCCGGTTTACTGGCTGTAGCAATTTGCCTTGCCGGGCTTCCAGCACTTGCCGTTGCGCCAGATTCCGAGGCATCCCCTTCAACTCCCCCTTCCGCGGCACCAGAGTCTTTAGCAGTAGCTGAATCTTCAGCAGATTCGGGGACACGTGATCCTGCCACCGACGAACCAACAGGCAGCGAGCCCGATCGTGCTGAAGCTAGCGATCCTTCATCTTCTCCCGGCGCATTGACGACGATGACACCTGCACCTCCCCCGGCACCGGCTGTGCGTTCCCGAGCTGATGGTGACCCTGGGGGCAGGGATGATGACACGTCACGTGTGACGATGACGGTTGGTACCCTCACTGACTCTGGAATCCTCAAGGGAAAGAGCGAATACCGGACGAATGAGCCTGTCGCAGATGTCGTCAACATCAATATCTCGGGCAAGGACTATTCGCTGAAGAATCCGTATCTTCAGATTCGCTTCCCGAAGACGTCTAAGCTCGCCGACATCACAGTTGTTGATTCCCAAGCCGGAACAACCGAACGAACCGATGATGAGCAGTATCACTATGTGACCTATCGTTTTCCCTCATTGTCAGGAGGGGTGGATTTCACCTACTCTTACAGCTTCTCCATCGACGGACGCAGCGCCAAACCTGGGGACACGTTCACCGTCGACGCAACCCTCTACTCAGCCGACGGAAAGGAAGTTGTCAGCGATTCCAAGACGTACACAGCTCTCGGCGTCGGCTACGCCGCTTATTCGCAGTCGAACTTGACGTCGTCGAAGATCGAAAATGGACACCTTAATACCGCGCGCGTCTTGGTGACGGATCCAAACGCGACGGCAATACCCGACGACGCACCGGTGACATCGAAGCTTTATCTGTCGATCTCCCCGGATAACGGAAATACAACCAACGAAGGACTTGTTGTTCCCACGAACGTCAAGATGGTTGTCACTCTTCCCGCAACCGCGCGAATCCAGCTCCCTGGTCCAGGTGTCACCGTCAAAGATCTGCCCGACGGCCGTCAAGAGGCCACCTTCGTGAAATCTCATCCAGAGTTTAAGAAGCCTCCCATTCACGGTGGTCAGCCCGTCACGCCCTATTACACGCAGGACAAGTACGTCACAATGGGAGAGTTCTCGCGTTTTTCCGAAACAGCAAAGTCTCCCGCTCCCTATATTTCGCTTCTGTTCACCGGCTCTCCTTTTGACACAAATCTTCCAGTCGACATTGACTACTACGTCAATGCACACGAGGACGGGTCGGGAGGTACCCCGGTTGATTCTCGTCGGGAGATTTATCGTTTCCAGGGACTGTACTTCTATCCAACAGGCAACCTAGTTGTCGAAAAGTCTGGCGTCGTCAGTCAAGGGCACGGCCTCTCCCCCGATTCTGATGGCTGGGTATCTGCTTACACCGGGTCAAACTACTACTGGTACGACGGGCATCTCTATGTCGGCGTGAAAGATTTTACTGATCCAGGTCTTGGCTACTATGCCCGTTTCGGTAACGAAAACAACGGGTCTGGACCTACAGGACGCGATCGATATCAAGGCGGAAAGACCAGTTCAATCACTGAGGTTGTTACAGAAAACACCAACTCGCGAACCCGATTCTCGTCTTTTCACCTAACCCCAGAAGTCAGCACAGAATTAACAGTCAACGCCGATAACCGCGACATCATCGAAGCGAACAAGAAGATCGTTGAAGAAGGAATCAACAAGGGCAACACAAAGCTCTATGGCGTCCGCGCGGATGGGACTCGTCAGCTGATCAAAGAGAATGTTCAGCTCGGTGACAACATCCCTGTGGGTGAACAAACCGAAGGAGAGTTCACAAAACTTGTCCTCACCTTTGACAACCCCGTCATCTTCGATAACACACTCGTAGAATTCAGGACATTCTCCGCGCTGACTTCAGCAGAAAACGACCGTCTCACAGCATCACCAGCCTTCGATCCATACACGATACGCGAAAGCGTCACAGTCAACGGGGTCAGGCAATCAGCGACTGTGGACATCAATCCGCTGCGGCCAACCGTTGATCAAAACCAGCCCAAAGACGTGGCGAAGATTTACCAGATGCGGAATGATTTCACGCTGACAGTTGGCCCGGACTTGAGGCAGCTTCAGACCCAGGGACCGTTCACGGTCATTCGGAACATGAGGACCGTGACGCTATTACCCGTCGGTGTTGGATATGACGGCTCTTCGAGAGACTTTTCACCCAACCTGAACATCCGGACGGTTGCGAACTATCACGGTACTGGTCAGACAGCGGTCATCGTCGACTACGGAAATATACGGGCTGATGAAACGTCTTTTGTGGACCTCAAGCTCCATGCAACTGCCGCTACGGCTAGTGGACCGAACGCGATTCCCACATATTTAGTATGGGATAGTAACGACAAAGTAAAGCCAGCTTACAGCCCGTACACTGATGCTCTTGATCTGGACGAGGACGGCGACACAACCGAAGTTTTCCAGGTCAAGACCGCGACGCTGACGTTTACACCACCCCAAGAACTCTCATTGGTGAAGCAAGCGACCGTCAGTGGCATCACTTCAGGTGAGGTGACCGGTGATCTTGGATCAGACCTGTCATATCAACTGCTGGTGTACAACGGAACACAGACCCCAGTCAAGGCGCTAACGCTTGTTGATGTCTTGCCATATGAGGGTGACCACACCATCGTCCCAAGCGCTGCGGGGACATATCCGCAACGTGGCTCAACCTTCGCCACCGGTTTAACTGGCAGTTTAGAGGATGCGAATACCCCGGAGGTGAATGAGAAGTTTGCGTTCTCCTACCAGCTCGCCCCGCAAGGTGCTGACCTCCCATCTGTGCGTGATGGAGAGTGGGTGCCGGCAGACCACGTCACCGATTTTTCTCACGTGAAGTCCGTGCGTGTCATCCTCAAAGACGGCCAGCAGATTCCGGCTAATACGAATCTCGCCATCATCATCCCCTCACGGACGCCCACAGACACATCACTCAAGGACTCCACCGAACAAGATCCTCAGACATCCGAGTGGTTAAATCCCGATAAGAGTGTAAATACGGCCGCGTTCTCCACCGATGGTCAGGACTTCACCGAAGCAACCAGTGTGACGGTGATGATTCAGAAATACCGCATCACAGGAATCTACTTCGCTGACATTGATAGGAACTCGGTTTTTACGAACGGTACAGATAGACCGATTGGCGGACGCCAGCTCCAGATCGTTGATGCCAATGGCAACCCCGCAAAGGATCCCAGCGGCCAGGCCTTGCCACCCGTGGTGACTAACGCCGACGGATACTACAGTGCACCCGTCTATGCCAGGGGAACGTATCGTGTTGTTGCCTCGAAGGAGAGTACAGAGGACTTCGTAACCACCCCAGGCACCTCTTACACAGGTAACAACAACATTGATGGGGAGACGATCGTAGGGAATACGGCGAAAACAACGAGCGTTAAACTCACTCCGTTATCCCCAACTCGGGAGCTCAATGTTGCTGTCAGGTTGATTCCTGGCACGGTGACGATCGCGAAGACATCAAAAGCTGAGGACGGGGCTGCGGCTGCTCCTTTGGCTGGTGCGGTGTTCCGCATCACGGATGCAGACGATCAGCAGATCCGGGGAACCGACGGCAAGATCATCGAGGACGTGACCACAAATGCCCAAGGGAAGGCGACGTTGAACAACGTCCCTCTGGGTTCCTACAGGGTTGTTGAGGTCAAAGCTCCTCAGGGCTACGTCCTCTCCACTGTCAAGCACGATGTCACGCTGACGCGCGATAACACAGACGTCACCATTGCCGTGGAAAACAGCCGCGATCACGCATCAGTGAAGGTGTCGAAGGTGTGGGAGGATGCGGGTAATCAGGATGGTATTCGCCCAGACTCGGTCACTGTCAGGCTGCTAGCTAACGGTGAGGAGACGGGCAAAACCCTCACCTTGACCGCCAAGGACACGTGGACTGGGACCTTCACCGGTCTTGACACCAACACGGCGGGTAAAGAAATCCAGTACACGATTGCTGAAGAAGCGGTCGCTGGGTATGACTCGGCGATCACTGGGAGTGCTGGTGATGGATACACCGTGACCAACACCCACAAGGTCGCCAAGCGTGACATTGTCGTGTCGAAGGTGTGGGATGATGCGGATAACCAAGACGCTATTCGCCCAGATTCAGTGACCATCAAGCTACTCGCAAACGGTGAGGACACAGGCAAAACCCTCACCCTGAATGCTAAGGACAAGTGGACTGGAGTCTTCACTGGTCTTGACACCAACAAGGCCGGTAAAGAAATCCAATACACAATCACCGAGGATCCGGTCAAGGGATACACCCCGTCCTATTCAGGGTCGATGAAGGCGGGTCTGACCGTCACCAACACCCACAAGGCCGCCAAGCGTGACATTGTGGTGTCGAAGGTGTGGGAGGATGCGGACAACAAGGATGGTGTGCGTCCTGAAACTGTGACGATGCGCTTGTACGCCAACAACAAGCCAACCACCACCAGCATCACCTTGACCAAGGACACCAACTGGAAGGGCGCGTTCACGAATGTGGACGTCAACACCGCCGGTAAGGAAATCCACTACACGGTTGTTGAAGACCCAGTCAAGGGATACGACACGGCTGTTACTGGGAGTGCTGGTGATGGATACACCGTGACCAACACCCTCATCCACGGCAACATCACCCTCACCAAGGTCAGTGACACCGGCACACCCCTAGCAGGTGCTGTGTTTGAGTTACGTCGCAACGACGGACACGTCGCAGACACCCAAACCACCAGCCGGGATGGGACGCTTGTGTTCACCAGGGTTGCCTACGGCAAATACACGGTTGTGGAAACACACGCCCCCAAGGGATACCGCAACACCACCCACAGGTTGTCCGCGCAGATCACCACACACGGTGAAACAGTGGACCTGGGCACAGTGGTCAACAAGAAAATCCCCACCCTGGCACACACCGGCACCAACACCCTAATCACAGGAACACTCGGAGCAAGCCTCCTCATCCTCGGAACACTCCTCACCCAACGACACCGACGCCGACGCCGAATGGACGCCGAACTCTTCTAG